A genomic stretch from Ureibacillus composti includes:
- the eutB gene encoding hydroxyectoine utilization dehydratase EutB — MTISIPTSKNSNITVQNVWEAKRLISSVVKKTPLIYSKAISKQFGAEIYLKYEHLHESGAFKFRGAVNAIYQLTDEEKSIGVTTFSTGNHGFAVALAAKKLGIRSRICVSEHVPKAKIDAIKSLDAELEIFGNGQDDAEQRCYQLEKEQGLTVIPPFDHPHVIAGQGTIALEILEDLPSINCVIGGLSGGGLLSGIGLVMKNTNPEISVIGVSMEKGAAMNASLKAGKPVSVVEEPSIADSLLGGIGENNQYTFNMVKQFVDQSYLIPEETIKKGMAYLYKEHRIVVEGAAAIGVGAILDNLIPVKKDSKIVIIVSGNNVDIPVHENSIKQYL, encoded by the coding sequence ATGACCATTTCGATACCTACTTCAAAAAATTCTAACATTACAGTTCAAAATGTTTGGGAAGCAAAACGTCTAATTTCCTCTGTAGTTAAAAAGACCCCTCTAATCTATTCAAAAGCAATTTCAAAGCAATTTGGTGCAGAAATATATTTAAAGTATGAACATCTTCATGAAAGTGGCGCTTTTAAATTTAGAGGTGCTGTCAACGCAATTTATCAATTAACCGACGAAGAAAAATCAATTGGTGTCACTACTTTTTCAACTGGAAATCATGGTTTTGCTGTAGCTTTAGCTGCAAAAAAATTAGGCATTAGATCCCGTATCTGTGTTTCGGAACATGTTCCAAAAGCCAAGATAGATGCTATAAAATCTTTAGATGCTGAACTCGAAATATTTGGCAATGGGCAAGACGATGCTGAACAACGTTGTTATCAATTAGAAAAAGAACAAGGTCTTACTGTTATACCTCCATTTGACCATCCACATGTCATTGCCGGCCAAGGAACGATTGCACTTGAGATTCTTGAGGATCTTCCTTCGATCAATTGTGTCATTGGTGGATTATCTGGAGGTGGACTACTTTCAGGAATTGGGTTAGTGATGAAAAATACTAATCCAGAAATTAGTGTCATTGGAGTTTCAATGGAAAAAGGGGCAGCTATGAATGCAAGTTTAAAGGCAGGTAAACCAGTATCAGTAGTAGAAGAACCATCAATTGCTGATAGTCTTCTAGGAGGCATTGGGGAAAATAATCAATACACATTTAACATGGTGAAACAATTTGTAGATCAATCGTATTTAATTCCAGAAGAAACAATAAAAAAAGGTATGGCTTATTTATATAAAGAACATCGAATTGTTGTTGAGGGTGCTGCTGCGATTGGGGTTGGTGCAATTCTCGACAATTTAATACCAGTTAAGAAAGATTCAAAAATTGTAATTATTGTTAGTGGGAATAACGTAGATATACCTGTACATGAAAATTCAATTAAACAGTATTTATAG
- a CDS encoding SRPBCC family protein, with protein MLATIVSAEKGYLAQFDRLFNHPIEKVWAVLTENDKLKIWMSHLEIVDLKKDGLIKFHHNDGSDRYEEMKITDFVDSAVLEFEWGADIVRFELQTLGDGCLFILKEFISELTDHTPKDLAGWHVCLNIFEAVLENKMLEHPENEWEKWFEEYKELMNEI; from the coding sequence ATGCTAGCTACTATAGTAAGCGCTGAAAAAGGCTATTTAGCTCAATTTGACCGTCTATTTAATCATCCTATTGAAAAAGTTTGGGCTGTCCTTACAGAAAATGATAAGTTGAAAATATGGATGAGTCACCTAGAAATTGTGGATTTAAAGAAAGATGGACTAATAAAATTTCATCATAATGATGGCTCGGATCGGTACGAAGAAATGAAGATTACTGATTTTGTTGATTCTGCTGTTTTAGAGTTTGAATGGGGTGCAGATATTGTTAGATTTGAGCTACAAACTTTGGGAGATGGATGTCTATTTATATTAAAAGAATTTATTTCGGAATTAACAGATCACACACCTAAAGATCTAGCGGGTTGGCATGTATGTTTAAACATATTCGAAGCAGTGTTGGAGAATAAAATGTTGGAACATCCTGAAAATGAATGGGAAAAATGGTTTGAAGAATACAAAGAATTAATGAATGAAATTTAA
- a CDS encoding ABC transporter ATP-binding protein: protein MDILEVTNLTKEFGGLTANKDVSMNVREGSITAVIGPNGAGKTTFFNMITGVYQPTAGEIKLKGQSIVGLKPDEVAKKGISRTFQNIRLFGEMSVIENVLVGMHSHLKTSLFGIFLSLPNTKKEELQAEQEAYRLLEYFELSHLINEKANNLSYGAQRKLEIARALATQPKLILLDEPAAGMNPKETKELTDIIKRMGKEFGVTILLIEHDMKLVMELSEQIFVLDHGEKIAEGNPEAIRTNPKVIEAYLGSAAVQ, encoded by the coding sequence ATGGATATTTTAGAAGTAACCAATTTAACTAAAGAGTTTGGTGGACTCACTGCAAATAAAGACGTTTCCATGAATGTTAGAGAAGGTTCCATTACAGCAGTCATTGGACCAAATGGAGCTGGTAAAACAACCTTCTTTAATATGATTACAGGTGTGTATCAACCAACAGCAGGTGAAATAAAGCTGAAAGGCCAGTCAATTGTAGGATTAAAACCAGATGAGGTTGCAAAAAAAGGAATCTCAAGAACATTCCAAAATATACGTCTTTTTGGGGAAATGTCTGTCATTGAAAATGTGCTAGTAGGGATGCATAGTCACTTGAAAACTAGTTTGTTCGGAATCTTTTTAAGTTTACCGAATACAAAAAAAGAAGAGCTACAAGCTGAACAAGAAGCCTATCGACTATTAGAGTACTTTGAGCTCTCACACCTTATCAATGAAAAAGCTAACAACCTAAGCTATGGAGCACAAAGAAAACTTGAAATTGCCCGTGCTTTAGCAACACAGCCTAAATTAATATTACTCGATGAACCTGCAGCGGGAATGAATCCTAAGGAAACAAAAGAACTCACAGACATTATTAAAAGAATGGGAAAAGAGTTCGGTGTTACAATTCTTCTAATTGAACACGATATGAAGCTTGTTATGGAACTTTCTGAACAAATTTTTGTACTAGACCATGGTGAAAAGATTGCAGAAGGAAATCCGGAGGCAATTCGAACAAACCCAAAAGTGATCGAAGCCTATTTAGGTTCAGCAGCTGTACAATAG
- a CDS encoding PucR family transcriptional regulator ligand-binding domain-containing protein — translation MQYTVKDVLSIPFFATAKLRSGGNIISSQLVDSVTVMEIPVEDFVRKNELVLTTAIGCGNNTDLFLSYVKDIYLSGAAALGIAIGRHVDCIPQEILDFCEKQNFPLIELPWEVRFSDVIKYILEQLNKWEKSTMVKADSLQRELLRLYLDNRPLEDVLAYLSKEFQMDTELQYNSDIIKFINNNSNQNTIPNLNEIENHTIIRHQNGHFSQIIPVMIVSHEPCYLILNTKRFNSSPIPKSVINQVVGILTLWIQKDIAIINNKKKETEEFIKCLLKGNWGDKEEFIKTGKKLGYSIQLPYVCIVGQPEKLEEFYQHKKEIKQDFEKDFRRTFSELVESTAQNIKKQVIYTFHRELVVIYLECTGDYVGEEVNEFLDAIDILGEKKRIPTCSWGIGENHAGRFTFHLSYKNARTALEIGRSHRGPGVRSTFASTGIYQLLISLSNNQFSTELMHSTIGAVAAYDKNNGLDLLQTLATYLHHQGNVSQTARTLSLHRQSLLYRLRKIESLTNRSLNEPDDIFLLQFCLKLWTVRFEHIA, via the coding sequence TTGCAATATACTGTGAAAGATGTCTTATCTATTCCATTTTTTGCAACTGCTAAACTTCGCTCTGGTGGAAATATCATTTCATCTCAACTTGTAGATTCCGTTACTGTTATGGAAATACCCGTGGAAGATTTCGTAAGAAAAAATGAACTCGTCCTAACTACAGCTATTGGTTGTGGAAATAACACAGATTTATTTTTATCCTACGTAAAAGATATTTACCTTTCTGGTGCAGCAGCACTGGGCATTGCAATAGGCAGACACGTTGATTGTATCCCACAAGAAATACTAGATTTTTGTGAAAAACAAAATTTCCCATTAATTGAACTACCTTGGGAAGTTCGTTTTTCAGATGTCATCAAATACATTCTAGAACAACTAAATAAATGGGAAAAGTCAACAATGGTTAAAGCAGATAGTTTACAACGAGAACTGTTAAGGCTTTATTTAGATAATCGTCCTTTAGAAGACGTCCTTGCCTATTTATCTAAGGAATTTCAAATGGATACCGAACTGCAGTATAATAGTGACATAATAAAGTTCATTAATAATAATTCTAATCAAAATACAATCCCAAATTTAAATGAAATCGAGAATCATACAATCATTCGACATCAAAATGGGCATTTTTCTCAGATTATACCCGTCATGATCGTTTCTCATGAACCTTGCTATCTAATACTGAATACAAAAAGATTTAACTCTTCCCCTATTCCAAAGTCAGTCATTAACCAAGTTGTTGGGATATTAACTCTATGGATACAGAAAGATATTGCTATTATAAACAATAAGAAGAAAGAAACAGAAGAATTTATTAAATGTTTGTTAAAAGGCAATTGGGGCGACAAAGAAGAGTTTATTAAGACCGGCAAAAAGTTAGGCTACTCTATTCAATTACCCTACGTATGTATAGTTGGGCAACCCGAAAAATTAGAAGAGTTCTATCAACATAAAAAGGAAATAAAACAAGACTTCGAAAAGGATTTCAGAAGAACTTTTTCAGAATTAGTTGAATCTACAGCTCAAAATATAAAGAAACAAGTAATTTATACTTTTCACCGTGAGTTAGTCGTAATCTATCTAGAATGTACAGGTGATTATGTAGGAGAAGAAGTAAATGAATTTTTAGATGCAATTGACATATTAGGTGAAAAGAAAAGGATCCCAACTTGTTCTTGGGGAATTGGGGAAAATCATGCAGGTAGATTTACATTTCACTTGAGCTATAAAAATGCCAGAACAGCTTTAGAAATAGGTAGGAGTCATCGAGGACCTGGAGTAAGGAGTACATTTGCCAGTACTGGAATTTATCAATTACTAATTTCACTTTCAAATAATCAATTTTCTACAGAACTAATGCACTCAACAATTGGTGCCGTTGCTGCATATGACAAAAATAATGGTTTAGATTTATTACAAACCCTCGCAACCTATTTACACCACCAGGGAAATGTGAGTCAGACAGCACGGACTCTTTCATTACATCGACAATCATTATTGTATCGTTTGCGTAAAATTGAGTCATTGACTAATCGTTCTTTGAATGAACCTGATGATATTTTTTTACTTCAATTTTGTTTAAAACTTTGGACAGTTCGATTTGAACATATTGCCTAA
- a CDS encoding ABC transporter ATP-binding protein: MPMLEVKNIETYYGAVQALKGISFDVNEGEIVTLIGSNGAGKSTTLKSISGLAKVKTGSIHYKEKEISNRPPHETTLLGIAHVPEGRRIFGNLTVKENLLMGAFSVKGKHVIEERMEFVFGHFPRLKERLSQKGGTMSGGEQQMLAIGRALMMNPDVLMLDEPSMGLAPIIVEQIFEIILQLNKMGITILLVEQNAYQALSIAHRGYVIQNGSIVLSGKGTELIENDEIKEAYLA; encoded by the coding sequence ATGCCTATGTTAGAAGTGAAAAATATTGAAACATACTATGGGGCGGTTCAAGCTTTAAAAGGGATTAGCTTCGATGTAAATGAAGGTGAAATTGTTACCTTAATTGGGAGTAATGGAGCAGGGAAGTCCACAACATTAAAGTCAATTAGTGGACTAGCGAAAGTGAAAACCGGTTCAATTCATTATAAAGAAAAAGAAATCTCAAATCGACCACCTCATGAAACGACGCTGTTAGGAATTGCACATGTTCCTGAAGGTAGAAGAATTTTCGGGAATTTAACAGTAAAAGAAAATCTTTTAATGGGTGCTTTCTCGGTGAAAGGTAAACATGTCATTGAAGAAAGAATGGAATTTGTTTTTGGACATTTCCCTAGATTAAAGGAACGGTTAAGTCAAAAAGGTGGAACGATGAGTGGTGGGGAACAGCAAATGCTTGCTATTGGCCGTGCTTTAATGATGAACCCGGATGTGTTAATGCTAGACGAGCCTTCAATGGGATTAGCGCCAATAATTGTGGAGCAAATTTTCGAAATTATTTTACAATTAAACAAAATGGGTATTACAATCCTTTTAGTTGAACAAAATGCGTACCAGGCACTAAGTATTGCACATCGTGGCTATGTCATACAAAACGGTTCCATTGTTTTAAGTGGCAAGGGAACTGAATTAATAGAGAATGATGAAATAAAAGAAGCTTATTTAGCATAA